The Terriglobus tenax genome contains a region encoding:
- the fliG gene encoding flagellar motor switch protein FliG, with product MATQNNSPLTRAAGLRKAAIFMVAVGDDLAKEMFQYLSETDVQRVTEEIMRLGNIAKEELSQVVGEYYALQETQKYVTRGGVDYARRLLQKAFGENRAEELLNEVWRLRERSMSDLTMLQKIDPSQLAKFLDGEHPQTVALVLAHLEGGRAALVLMALNDTLRIEVVKRLAEMRQFSPEMAQKVALMLYRRSESIGQNKRHSYAGFKAVAEMLNRVDQTVSKKILEGIEENQPEIALGIRNLMFTFDDLLTVPQTGIREIVGAADKRVLATAMRGCKDTLRAHLFQAMSSRAAEMLREDMEVMGPVRSRDVAQAQQELLALARRLESEGKIMLRLETENDLSV from the coding sequence ATGGCAACACAGAATAATTCGCCACTGACACGGGCGGCAGGCCTTCGCAAGGCAGCGATCTTTATGGTCGCGGTTGGTGATGACCTGGCCAAGGAGATGTTTCAGTATCTTTCGGAGACAGATGTACAGCGCGTGACGGAAGAGATCATGCGGCTGGGAAATATCGCTAAGGAAGAGTTGTCGCAGGTGGTGGGGGAATACTATGCGTTGCAGGAGACGCAGAAGTACGTAACCCGTGGAGGCGTGGATTATGCCAGGCGCTTGTTGCAGAAGGCTTTTGGCGAGAACCGTGCTGAGGAGTTATTGAACGAGGTGTGGCGACTGCGGGAACGCTCGATGAGCGACCTGACCATGCTGCAAAAGATCGACCCCTCGCAGCTGGCGAAGTTTCTGGATGGAGAACATCCGCAGACCGTGGCCCTGGTGCTGGCGCATCTGGAAGGCGGCCGTGCGGCGCTGGTGTTGATGGCGTTGAACGATACGCTACGTATTGAGGTGGTAAAGCGGTTGGCTGAAATGCGGCAGTTCTCTCCCGAGATGGCGCAAAAGGTCGCGTTGATGCTCTATCGCCGGTCGGAGTCGATTGGGCAGAACAAGCGGCACTCGTATGCGGGCTTCAAGGCGGTGGCCGAAATGCTGAACCGTGTCGACCAGACGGTGAGCAAGAAAATCCTGGAAGGGATTGAAGAGAATCAGCCGGAGATCGCGCTTGGTATCCGCAACCTGATGTTCACCTTTGATGATCTGCTGACAGTACCACAGACGGGGATTCGCGAGATTGTGGGTGCGGCCGACAAGCGTGTGCTGGCCACTGCTATGCGCGGCTGCAAGGATACGCTGCGGGCTCACCTGTTCCAGGCGATGAGCTCGCGCGCTGCCGAGATGCTGCGCGAAGACATGGAAGTGATGGGGCCGGTGCGATCGCGTGATGTGGCCCAGGCACAGCAGGAGTTGCTGGCGCTGGCGCGGCGGCTTGAGTCCGAAGGCAAGATTATGCTGCGGCTGGAGACTGAGAATGACCTTTCCGTTTGA
- a CDS encoding FliH/SctL family protein, producing the protein MRATMLLAEQQHMAELSLAREQAVAQTRAAMQEEFEQRCAEIGARVEQALEAFDDQRKRYFADAEAEVVKLALAVARRVLHREAKLDPLLLRGVVRVAVEQMNADDEVRLRVPLTDAALWKETLHDEQVQVEGDAAMKPGSCELLARCGSVDLGVEAQLTEIETSFCELLGKRPQ; encoded by the coding sequence ATGCGTGCGACTATGCTGCTTGCCGAACAGCAACACATGGCCGAACTCTCCTTGGCACGGGAGCAGGCCGTAGCGCAAACGCGCGCTGCGATGCAGGAAGAGTTTGAACAACGGTGTGCGGAGATAGGAGCGAGGGTGGAACAGGCCCTGGAGGCTTTTGATGACCAGCGCAAGCGTTACTTTGCCGATGCAGAGGCGGAAGTGGTGAAACTGGCCCTGGCTGTGGCTCGCAGAGTATTGCATCGCGAGGCGAAGCTCGATCCGTTACTGCTGCGTGGCGTAGTGCGCGTTGCCGTGGAGCAGATGAATGCCGACGATGAGGTGCGTCTGCGTGTACCACTAACGGATGCCGCACTTTGGAAGGAAACGCTGCATGATGAGCAGGTCCAGGTAGAAGGAGATGCTGCCATGAAGCCCGGCTCCTGCGAGTTACTGGCGCGGTGTGGATCGGTGGATCTTGGGGTGGAAGCCCAGCTTACAGAGATTGAGACGAGCTTTTGTGAATTGCTCGGGAAGCGTCCGCAATGA
- a CDS encoding endo-1,4-beta-xylanase produces the protein MSFDRRELLRYGLLSAAGAGLTSLLGCGPKVSAPASKLAPVRDISGQWSLRAVAAEHRLLTGFAVDPERLKDHRCASLVKQQASIIVPENAMKWGALRPARGRFRFDQADTLLTFAEENHIRLRGHTLCWHRDLPAWVTAINSADDARNQLVEHIQTVVSRYAGRMHSWDVVNEAVEVKDNRPDGLRNSPWLQTIGPDYIELAFQTARMADPAALLSYNDYGMEDETYDAEQKRSAVLLLLRRLKARNVPIDAVGIQSHICACAQYGAGLQRFMARVREMGLQIFLSEMDVKDREVNRQDPRRDTVVAQTYSQYLNLALAEPAVSAVLFWGVDDGQSWLRYEQGSDEQARPLLFDRLFLPKEAFYAVRAAMEARSEIVRTSL, from the coding sequence ATGAGTTTCGACCGCCGCGAACTGCTGCGGTACGGCCTTCTCTCCGCCGCCGGTGCGGGCCTCACTTCACTCCTCGGATGCGGGCCGAAGGTCTCCGCTCCCGCTTCAAAGCTGGCTCCTGTCCGCGATATCAGCGGGCAGTGGTCGTTGCGTGCGGTCGCCGCCGAGCATCGCCTGCTTACTGGCTTCGCGGTCGATCCGGAACGCCTGAAAGACCATCGCTGCGCCAGCCTGGTGAAGCAGCAGGCCAGCATCATCGTTCCGGAAAACGCAATGAAGTGGGGTGCTCTGCGTCCGGCGCGTGGCCGTTTTCGCTTTGACCAGGCCGATACGCTGCTTACCTTTGCCGAGGAGAATCACATCCGCCTGCGCGGGCACACGCTCTGCTGGCATCGCGATCTTCCTGCATGGGTTACGGCGATTAACTCGGCGGATGATGCGCGGAATCAACTGGTCGAGCACATTCAGACCGTCGTCAGCCGCTATGCCGGCCGTATGCACTCCTGGGATGTGGTGAACGAGGCGGTTGAGGTAAAGGACAATCGCCCGGACGGACTCAGGAACTCGCCCTGGTTGCAAACCATCGGCCCGGACTATATTGAGCTGGCCTTTCAGACTGCGCGGATGGCTGATCCTGCCGCGCTTTTGAGCTACAACGACTACGGCATGGAAGACGAGACTTACGACGCCGAGCAGAAACGCAGCGCCGTGCTTCTTTTGCTGCGCCGCCTGAAGGCGCGCAATGTGCCCATCGACGCGGTCGGCATCCAGAGCCACATCTGTGCCTGTGCACAATACGGTGCGGGACTGCAGAGGTTCATGGCCCGTGTGCGCGAGATGGGGCTGCAGATTTTTTTGAGCGAAATGGATGTGAAGGACCGCGAGGTCAACCGGCAGGACCCTCGCCGGGATACTGTGGTGGCACAGACTTACAGCCAATACCTGAACCTTGCGCTGGCGGAACCGGCGGTTTCAGCGGTGCTTTTCTGGGGCGTGGACGACGGCCAGAGCTGGCTGCGGTATGAGCAGGGAAGCGATGAACAGGCACGTCCTCTGCTGTTTGACCGGCTGTTCCTGCCGAAGGAGGCATTCTACGCGGTACGGGCCGCCATGGAGGCCCGTTCCGAAATAGTACGAACCAGCCTGTAG
- the rpsO gene encoding 30S ribosomal protein S15, giving the protein MLAPAKKTEIISKFRTHDSDTGSPEVQIAILSERIGELTEHFKTHKKDHGSRRGLLMLVSKRRRLLDYLKKNDSDRYREVIGKLGIRK; this is encoded by the coding sequence GTGTTAGCACCTGCCAAGAAGACCGAAATTATCAGCAAATTCCGCACGCACGATTCGGACACCGGCAGCCCGGAGGTCCAGATCGCCATTCTGAGCGAGCGGATCGGCGAGCTGACGGAGCACTTCAAGACCCATAAGAAGGATCATGGCTCCCGCCGTGGCCTGCTGATGCTGGTCAGCAAGCGTCGCCGCCTGCTGGACTACCTGAAGAAGAACGACTCTGACCGCTACCGCGAAGTGATCGGCAAGCTGGGTATCCGTAAGTAA
- the pnp gene encoding polyribonucleotide nucleotidyltransferase yields MKQEVSVELAGGKRITFETGRMAKQASGAALTTSGDTVVLGTAVASAEPKEGIDFFPLTVEYREFTYAGGRIPGGFIKREGRPSEKEILTARQIDRPIRPLFPEAFRNETQVVGFVYSADKENDPDVIAINAASCALALSDIPFNGPVGAVRVGMINGEFVVNPTYAEKAESTMNIMVVGTKDGIVMIESGAKEVAEDKVVDAIEFGHGEIKKIVAVIEELVSKAGKTKRHVNPVEKDEIYYNELKAQVGERLKDALDTQKYAKVDSYAKVKELKDELKAALPADDAAAPKKLSKYYELLREDIFREQVLNDRIRPDRRAFDQVRKIDIEIGVLPRTHGSALFTRGETQALVTTTLGTTDDAQRIETYTGEQKKTFMLHYNFPPFSVGEVGRMSGVGRREIGHGALASRAIEAVLPGEESPYVMRVVSDILESNGSSSMATVCGASLSLMQAGIKLKAAVAGIAMGLVKEGDKYAILTDIAGAEDHYGDMDFKVAGTRNGITALQMDIKIMGITAQIMREALEQARVARIFLLDKMDAVIAGANETPSQFAPRIHTLQIPTDKIRDLIGPGGKVIRGIIDATGVKIDVDDSGRVNVASSDADGLERAIQMISDLTAVPEIGKTYLGKVVRLAEFGAFVEIFPGTDGLLHVSEIAEHRVKDVKDELREGDQVLVKVLGIEGNRIKLSRKAVIREQREKLGLPPVAPQEGGSNDKRDRGPRPPRPERPASSEPTITIEGGDDFEDGDEDLEDDFEGEGEEGEGTDAPAGEATGNGQDQARAGDANRRRRRRRGGRRPGGPGQGGGGNRPA; encoded by the coding sequence ATGAAACAGGAAGTGAGTGTAGAGCTTGCCGGTGGCAAGCGGATCACATTTGAGACGGGACGCATGGCCAAGCAGGCCTCCGGCGCCGCGCTGACCACCAGCGGCGACACCGTCGTTCTCGGCACTGCAGTTGCCAGCGCCGAGCCCAAGGAAGGCATCGACTTCTTCCCGCTGACGGTCGAGTACCGTGAGTTCACCTACGCCGGCGGACGCATCCCCGGCGGCTTCATCAAGCGCGAAGGCCGTCCCTCCGAAAAGGAGATCCTGACCGCTCGCCAGATCGACCGTCCCATTCGTCCTCTCTTCCCGGAGGCCTTCCGCAATGAGACCCAGGTTGTCGGCTTCGTTTACTCCGCTGACAAGGAAAACGATCCGGACGTCATCGCGATCAACGCCGCTTCGTGCGCCCTGGCCCTGTCGGATATTCCGTTCAACGGCCCGGTTGGCGCGGTTCGCGTCGGCATGATTAATGGTGAGTTTGTCGTGAACCCCACCTACGCCGAGAAGGCCGAGAGCACCATGAACATCATGGTCGTCGGCACGAAGGACGGCATCGTGATGATCGAGTCCGGCGCGAAGGAAGTTGCCGAAGACAAGGTCGTCGATGCCATCGAGTTTGGCCACGGTGAGATCAAGAAGATTGTTGCTGTGATCGAGGAGCTCGTCTCCAAGGCCGGCAAGACCAAGCGCCACGTCAATCCTGTCGAAAAGGATGAAATCTACTACAACGAGCTGAAGGCTCAGGTAGGTGAGCGCCTGAAGGATGCCCTCGACACGCAGAAGTATGCCAAGGTCGACAGCTATGCCAAGGTCAAGGAGCTGAAGGACGAGCTGAAGGCCGCTCTTCCGGCCGACGATGCCGCCGCTCCGAAGAAGCTGAGCAAGTATTACGAGCTGCTGCGTGAAGACATCTTCCGCGAGCAGGTCCTCAACGATCGCATCCGCCCTGATCGCCGCGCCTTTGACCAGGTCCGCAAGATTGACATCGAGATTGGTGTTCTGCCCCGCACCCATGGTTCGGCTCTGTTCACCCGCGGTGAGACCCAGGCCCTGGTAACGACCACCCTCGGCACCACCGACGATGCGCAGCGCATTGAAACCTACACCGGCGAGCAGAAGAAGACCTTCATGCTGCACTACAACTTCCCGCCGTTCTCGGTTGGTGAAGTCGGCCGTATGTCGGGCGTTGGCCGCCGCGAAATCGGCCACGGTGCTCTGGCATCGCGCGCTATTGAAGCTGTTCTGCCCGGTGAAGAGTCGCCCTACGTCATGCGCGTGGTCTCGGACATCCTGGAGTCGAACGGCTCCTCGTCCATGGCCACCGTCTGCGGAGCTTCGCTCTCGCTGATGCAGGCTGGCATCAAGCTGAAGGCCGCTGTAGCCGGCATCGCAATGGGTCTGGTGAAGGAAGGCGACAAGTACGCCATCCTGACCGACATCGCCGGCGCGGAAGATCACTACGGCGACATGGACTTCAAGGTTGCCGGAACCCGCAATGGCATCACCGCACTGCAGATGGACATCAAGATCATGGGCATCACCGCCCAGATCATGCGTGAGGCGCTTGAGCAGGCCCGCGTTGCCCGCATCTTCCTGCTGGACAAGATGGATGCTGTGATTGCCGGAGCCAACGAGACTCCGTCGCAGTTTGCCCCGCGCATTCACACCCTGCAGATCCCGACCGACAAGATCCGTGACCTGATCGGACCTGGCGGAAAGGTCATCCGCGGCATCATCGATGCCACGGGCGTGAAGATTGATGTGGACGATTCGGGTCGCGTCAACGTTGCTTCCAGCGACGCGGACGGTCTTGAGCGCGCCATCCAGATGATCAGCGACCTCACTGCCGTTCCCGAGATTGGCAAGACCTACCTCGGTAAGGTTGTCCGCCTGGCTGAGTTCGGCGCATTCGTCGAGATCTTCCCCGGCACCGACGGCCTGCTGCACGTCTCCGAGATTGCAGAGCATCGCGTCAAGGACGTGAAGGACGAGCTGCGCGAGGGCGATCAGGTTCTGGTCAAGGTCCTCGGCATCGAAGGCAACCGCATCAAGCTCTCGCGCAAGGCTGTTATCCGCGAGCAGCGTGAGAAGCTTGGTCTGCCTCCGGTTGCTCCGCAGGAAGGCGGCAGCAACGACAAGCGTGATCGCGGTCCGCGTCCTCCCCGCCCGGAGCGCCCGGCATCGAGCGAGCCGACCATCACCATCGAAGGAGGAGACGACTTCGAAGACGGTGATGAGGATCTCGAGGATGATTTCGAGGGCGAAGGAGAAGAAGGGGAAGGCACCGATGCTCCCGCAGGTGAGGCTACTGGCAACGGGCAGGATCAGGCGCGTGCTGGCGATGCCAACCGTCGCCGTCGCCGCCGTCGTGGCGGACGCCGTCCTGGCGGACCGGGTCAGGGTGGCGGTGGCAATCGCCCCGCGTAA
- a CDS encoding dienelactone hydrolase family protein: MTILENEHVELSTPTGPMRVHIFRPAGEGKYPGILFYTEIFQVTGPIRRTAAMIAGHGYIVAIPEIYHEFEEPGTVLAYDQEGSDRGNALKTTKTLAGYDGDARAVLDHLAARPDCTGALGVMGICIGGHLAFRAAFNQDVKATACFYGTDIHKGSLSAGGDDSLVRAEEIKGELMMIWGRQDPHVPLEGRRKILARLDELNLHFTWHEVNAAHAFLRDEGVRYDPELARWGYGMALELFHRRLTVGV, from the coding sequence ATGACGATTCTCGAAAATGAGCACGTAGAACTCTCCACGCCGACCGGCCCCATGCGGGTCCACATCTTTCGTCCCGCCGGAGAGGGCAAGTATCCCGGCATCCTGTTCTACACCGAGATTTTTCAGGTGACCGGCCCCATCCGCCGCACCGCCGCCATGATCGCCGGCCACGGCTACATCGTCGCCATCCCGGAGATCTATCACGAGTTTGAAGAACCTGGCACCGTTCTGGCTTATGACCAGGAAGGCAGTGACCGTGGCAACGCGTTGAAGACCACCAAGACCCTTGCCGGTTACGATGGTGACGCACGTGCCGTGCTCGATCACCTGGCTGCACGGCCGGACTGCACCGGGGCGCTGGGTGTCATGGGTATCTGCATTGGCGGGCACCTCGCCTTCCGCGCCGCTTTCAACCAGGACGTAAAGGCCACCGCCTGTTTTTATGGCACGGACATCCACAAGGGGTCGCTCAGCGCCGGTGGGGACGATTCACTCGTTCGTGCCGAAGAGATCAAGGGCGAGTTGATGATGATCTGGGGACGCCAGGATCCTCATGTTCCGCTCGAAGGCCGTCGCAAGATTCTTGCCCGCCTGGATGAGCTGAACCTGCACTTTACCTGGCACGAGGTCAACGCGGCACATGCCTTTTTGCGGGATGAGGGCGTCCGTTATGACCCGGAGCTGGCCCGCTGGGGCTACGGCATGGCGCTGGAGCTCTTTCACCGCCGTCTGACCGTTGGAGTCTAA
- a CDS encoding TIGR01777 family oxidoreductase — translation MDQRVSSVNSIVILGGSGQIGHTLAAYFHAGGTRVVTVSRSAKPAPWTTALWDGRTLGPWAAHLEGVDAVINLAGSTINTRFTPENRKLILASRLDATHLTGQAIRACKQPSRVWINASAVDLYPHTMTPCTEADIEGYHDTGAVDATTPDSWRFISDVVWQWEQALQAEKTPSTRKIALRTTLMLSPDKGGVFRLLATLAKFGLGGPQGSGHQWMSWMHHQDYARAVEFLIAQDTISGPVNITSPHPLPNREFMVALRQAVHMPIGLPAPAFGIHLSALLLRTEPVLVLKSRRSVPAVLHQHGFTWMFPDWAAAARDLVEHMR, via the coding sequence ATGGATCAAAGAGTATCTAGCGTAAACAGCATCGTGATTCTGGGCGGCTCGGGCCAGATAGGCCATACGCTCGCCGCATATTTCCATGCCGGTGGAACACGCGTGGTGACGGTCTCCCGCTCAGCGAAACCGGCGCCATGGACGACCGCCCTATGGGATGGAAGGACGCTCGGCCCCTGGGCGGCACATCTTGAGGGTGTGGACGCGGTCATCAACCTGGCCGGCTCGACGATCAACACACGTTTTACCCCGGAAAACCGCAAGCTCATTCTCGCCAGCCGGCTGGATGCGACACATCTGACCGGGCAGGCTATTCGTGCCTGCAAGCAGCCATCACGCGTGTGGATCAATGCCTCCGCGGTCGACCTGTATCCGCATACGATGACTCCCTGCACCGAAGCGGACATCGAGGGTTACCACGACACGGGAGCCGTAGATGCCACCACGCCGGACTCGTGGCGTTTCATCTCCGACGTGGTGTGGCAATGGGAGCAGGCGCTGCAAGCGGAGAAAACGCCCTCTACCCGCAAGATTGCACTGCGCACCACGCTGATGCTGTCGCCAGACAAAGGTGGTGTCTTCCGCTTGCTGGCCACACTGGCAAAGTTTGGCCTGGGCGGGCCCCAGGGTTCAGGCCACCAGTGGATGTCGTGGATGCACCACCAGGACTACGCCCGCGCCGTGGAGTTCCTGATCGCACAGGACACGATCAGCGGGCCGGTAAACATCACCAGTCCACACCCGCTGCCGAATCGTGAGTTTATGGTGGCCCTTCGGCAGGCGGTCCACATGCCTATCGGTCTGCCAGCACCGGCCTTCGGTATTCACCTGAGTGCCCTGCTGCTGCGCACGGAGCCCGTGCTGGTGCTGAAGTCGCGGCGCAGCGTGCCTGCAGTTCTGCACCAGCACGGATTTACCTGGATGTTTCCCGACTGGGCCGCGGCTGCACGCGACCTCGTCGAGCACATGCGTTAG
- a CDS encoding ABC transporter ATP-binding protein produces the protein MPSTEQIALQHTLPPDEPVVKFENVSISFDGNEVLRDISFTVMPGETKMLLGPAGGGKSVLMKLVDGLLRPDSGKIFVFGEEVSAMKERDLFALRRRIGMVFQESALFDSLNVEDNVAYRLNEEGIPPDEAHQRVVEALDFVELGHAIAKFPSELSGGMRRRVSIARAIITGPDLILYDSPTGGLDPITSTTIISLVAKQRDVSHTTSLLITHRLQDAFMLATHCYNQKEQRLEPLANGTVEENTKFLILNEGHVVFDGSTLELTHSDDPWIKEYLA, from the coding sequence ATGCCGTCTACCGAACAGATCGCCCTGCAGCACACGCTCCCACCGGATGAGCCGGTAGTTAAGTTTGAAAATGTCTCCATCAGCTTCGATGGCAATGAAGTTTTGCGCGACATCTCGTTTACGGTGATGCCTGGCGAAACGAAGATGCTGCTGGGACCAGCTGGTGGCGGCAAGTCCGTGCTGATGAAGCTGGTCGATGGCCTGTTGAGGCCTGACAGCGGAAAGATTTTCGTCTTTGGAGAAGAGGTCAGCGCGATGAAAGAGCGTGACCTGTTCGCCCTGCGACGCCGCATTGGCATGGTCTTCCAAGAGTCGGCGCTGTTTGACTCCCTCAATGTGGAAGATAACGTGGCCTATCGTCTGAATGAAGAAGGCATCCCACCCGATGAGGCACACCAACGCGTGGTGGAAGCGTTGGACTTCGTGGAACTAGGCCACGCCATTGCCAAGTTCCCGTCCGAGCTTTCCGGCGGCATGCGACGCCGCGTTTCGATTGCCCGCGCCATCATCACCGGGCCGGATTTGATCCTGTACGATTCTCCGACGGGTGGTCTTGATCCCATCACATCGACCACCATCATCTCCCTTGTGGCCAAGCAACGGGATGTCTCGCACACGACGTCTCTGCTAATAACGCATCGCCTGCAGGACGCTTTTATGCTGGCGACGCATTGTTACAACCAGAAAGAACAGAGGTTGGAACCATTGGCGAACGGGACGGTGGAGGAAAATACAAAATTCCTCATCCTGAATGAAGGCCACGTGGTCTTTGATGGCAGCACGCTGGAGCTGACTCATTCGGACGATCCATGGATCAAAGAGTATCTAGCGTAA
- a CDS encoding MlaE family ABC transporter permease: protein MPIQLPSPTAWVKSKVLALQEYSLLAGRAFRSMFSPPIYWGDVAQQMDMIGVGSLPIVVLTGFFTGCVLALQAATALKQFGAVSKTGNLVALSMVKELGPVLTGLMVSGRNASGMASELGSMKVTEQIDAMRALGVDPIRKLVAPRISATVFMLFWLSILSMCMGILGGGLVAVFMLGLDGHAYFTSTYSALVWADLWQGLTKPIFFGFIISSVGCYYGMQTKGGTQGVGRATTEAVVASSILIIVSDFILTRLMIGILGR, encoded by the coding sequence ATGCCGATTCAGCTACCGTCTCCTACAGCGTGGGTAAAGTCCAAGGTTCTGGCCTTGCAGGAGTATTCCCTGCTCGCTGGCCGAGCCTTTCGCTCAATGTTTTCTCCACCTATCTATTGGGGGGATGTTGCGCAGCAGATGGACATGATCGGTGTCGGTTCCCTGCCGATTGTCGTTCTCACGGGCTTTTTTACCGGGTGCGTGCTTGCCCTGCAGGCAGCTACGGCGCTGAAGCAGTTTGGCGCTGTGAGCAAGACCGGTAACCTGGTCGCTCTTTCGATGGTGAAGGAACTTGGCCCGGTGCTTACCGGCCTGATGGTCTCCGGCCGCAATGCCTCCGGTATGGCATCCGAGCTTGGCTCCATGAAGGTGACCGAGCAGATTGACGCCATGCGGGCACTGGGCGTCGATCCAATCCGCAAGCTGGTGGCTCCGCGCATCTCGGCCACGGTCTTCATGCTGTTCTGGCTGTCGATTCTGTCCATGTGCATGGGCATCCTCGGTGGCGGCCTGGTGGCTGTCTTCATGCTGGGCCTGGATGGCCACGCGTACTTTACTTCGACCTACTCCGCCCTGGTATGGGCTGACCTGTGGCAGGGACTGACCAAGCCGATCTTCTTCGGCTTTATCATCTCGTCGGTCGGCTGCTACTACGGCATGCAGACCAAGGGCGGCACCCAGGGCGTAGGACGTGCGACAACCGAGGCCGTGGTGGCCTCTTCCATCCTGATCATCGTCTCCGACTTCATCCTGACCCGGTTGATGATCGGAATTCTGGGACGCTAG
- a CDS encoding alcohol dehydrogenase catalytic domain-containing protein, whose product MQAAVLYGKEDLRLEMVERPTAAPGEIIVRVGAALTCGTDLKVYRRGYHAMMLKPPMPFGHELAGTVAEAGDGAKFKLGDRVVALNSAPCDQCYWCNKNQQNLCEDLLFNNGAYADYIRIPARIVEKNTLTVPEDLPFEYAALTEPLACVIRGLEESNAQPGDLMVVIGAGPIGLMFMHAAELAGVEVIAVVKRDDQIETARIFGAKHVVQIADGVDTVAEVRKLTPGSRGVDIAIEAVATPMTWEWAVDMVRKGGMVNFFGGPPSGTRVQLDTNRLHYGDITLKASFHHTPATSRTAFELIKSGRFKCAEYITGRAGLADVPAIFKKMMVRSAEGVKDIKTAVFPAGM is encoded by the coding sequence ATGCAGGCTGCCGTGCTGTACGGCAAGGAAGATTTACGTCTGGAGATGGTGGAGCGCCCCACGGCTGCTCCCGGAGAGATCATCGTTCGTGTTGGCGCGGCCCTGACCTGCGGTACGGACCTGAAGGTTTATCGCCGTGGCTACCACGCCATGATGCTGAAGCCGCCCATGCCTTTTGGCCATGAACTGGCCGGTACGGTGGCGGAAGCCGGTGATGGCGCAAAGTTTAAGTTAGGCGACCGGGTGGTCGCGCTGAACTCCGCCCCATGTGACCAGTGCTACTGGTGCAACAAAAATCAGCAGAACCTTTGCGAGGATCTGTTGTTCAACAACGGAGCTTACGCCGACTACATTCGCATTCCGGCTCGGATTGTCGAAAAAAATACCCTGACCGTTCCCGAAGACCTTCCTTTCGAATACGCTGCTCTCACGGAGCCTCTGGCCTGCGTAATCCGCGGCCTCGAAGAATCGAATGCGCAGCCGGGCGATTTGATGGTGGTCATCGGCGCCGGGCCCATCGGCCTGATGTTCATGCACGCGGCGGAACTGGCTGGTGTGGAAGTGATCGCCGTCGTCAAGCGTGATGACCAGATTGAGACCGCGAGGATCTTCGGAGCAAAGCACGTTGTTCAGATCGCCGACGGCGTTGATACCGTGGCTGAGGTGCGCAAGCTGACCCCTGGCAGCCGTGGCGTCGATATTGCCATTGAAGCCGTCGCAACTCCTATGACCTGGGAGTGGGCAGTCGATATGGTGCGCAAGGGCGGCATGGTCAACTTCTTCGGAGGCCCGCCCAGTGGGACCAGGGTGCAACTGGATACCAACCGCCTGCACTACGGCGACATTACGCTGAAAGCAAGCTTCCATCACACGCCGGCTACCTCGCGCACCGCCTTTGAGCTGATCAAAAGCGGACGTTTCAAATGCGCCGAGTACATTACCGGTCGAGCCGGATTGGCCGATGTTCCGGCAATCTTCAAGAAGATGATGGTGCGCTCAGCCGAGGGCGTGAAAGATATTAAGACAGCCGTTTTTCCGGCAGGTATGTGA
- the hpnC gene encoding squalene synthase HpnC, which translates to MPVARPTLDEARAWCHELATGHYENFHVVTWFLPKAYKTDFEALYSYCRASDDLGDEVATPEIGMRLLEEWDVLLRECYETPEKSQHPIFVALGETVRTRRIPMQPFVDLLQAFKADQVKTRHASIAELEEYSVYSANPVGRMILHTCGYHEEALNLLSDKICTALQLANFWQDVGEDWDRGRVYLPQDWMARYGVTEEQIAARQATPAFREMMKGLVAETRAMFAEGSALERGVQKQLAVTLRLFRRGGETILDAIEAQGYDTLTRRPVVTKAAKVKLLGRALVEKMVA; encoded by the coding sequence ATGCCCGTTGCCCGTCCCACGCTGGACGAGGCACGCGCGTGGTGCCATGAGCTGGCCACCGGCCACTATGAGAACTTCCACGTCGTCACGTGGTTCCTGCCGAAAGCGTATAAGACCGATTTTGAGGCGCTGTACTCCTACTGCCGCGCCTCCGACGACCTTGGAGACGAGGTTGCCACGCCGGAGATCGGCATGCGCCTGCTGGAAGAGTGGGACGTATTGTTGCGTGAGTGCTACGAGACTCCGGAGAAGTCGCAGCATCCCATCTTTGTAGCGCTGGGCGAAACGGTACGCACACGGCGGATTCCGATGCAGCCGTTTGTCGATTTGCTGCAGGCCTTCAAGGCCGACCAGGTGAAGACGCGTCACGCCTCCATTGCGGAACTGGAAGAGTACTCGGTCTACTCGGCCAATCCTGTAGGCCGCATGATTCTGCATACATGTGGCTATCACGAGGAAGCGCTGAACCTGCTCTCGGACAAGATCTGCACGGCACTGCAGTTGGCGAACTTCTGGCAGGACGTAGGCGAAGACTGGGACCGCGGCCGTGTGTACCTGCCGCAGGACTGGATGGCACGCTACGGTGTTACCGAAGAGCAGATCGCCGCGCGCCAGGCTACGCCCGCCTTTCGCGAGATGATGAAGGGACTGGTTGCGGAGACCCGCGCCATGTTCGCCGAAGGCTCTGCACTGGAACGTGGCGTGCAGAAGCAACTGGCTGTGACGCTACGCCTGTTCCGTCGCGGCGGCGAAACCATTCTGGATGCGATTGAGGCCCAGGGATACGACACATTGACGCGCCGTCCCGTCGTGACCAAGGCCGCCAAGGTAAAGCTGCTGGGCCGCGCGCTCGTGGAGAAGATGGTTGCGTGA